In a genomic window of Penaeus vannamei isolate JL-2024 chromosome 10, ASM4276789v1, whole genome shotgun sequence:
- the up gene encoding troponin T, skeletal muscle, whose amino-acid sequence MKMSELDEQLAEYIAEWRKQRSKEEDELRKLKEKQAKRKILRAEEEKKLTEQKKAEEERKLREESERKQKEQEEKRKRLEEAEKKRQAMMKGSSDGVKKFGVKSGGDKFSNIQAAKGELGKTREQLAEEKKIALSIRVKPLCVDGVGASALRQKAEEMWNLIIKLETEKYDMEERMKRQDYDLKELRERQKQQLRQKALKKGLDPEALTGKHPPKIQTASKFERRTDRRTYDDKKKLFEGGWEVVHNEELERYWKDKYEEFVNRTKSKLPKWFGERPGKKAGDPESPEEEEGGEEDEMPPEPVYEEEEEEEEEEEEEEEEEEEEEEEEEEEEEEEEE is encoded by the exons ATGAAGATGTCTGAGCTGGACGAACAGCTGGCAGAATACATCGCTGAGTGGAGGAAGCAGAGATCCAAGGAGGAGGATGAGCTCAGGAAACTCAAGGAGAAGCAGgcaaagaggaag aTCCTCCGCgctgaagaggagaagaagctgACCGAGCAGAAGAAGGCCGAGGAGGAGCGCAAGCTTCGCGAGGAATCcgagaggaagcagaaggaacaggaagagaagaggaaacgcCTCGAGGAAGCCGAGAAGAAGCGCCAGGCCATGATGAAGGGATCCAGC GATGGCGTCAAGAAGTTCGGCGTCAAGAGCGGTGGTGACAAG TTCTCCAACATCCAGGCGGCCAAGGGCGAGCTGGGCAAGACCCGCGAGCAGCTGGCCGAGGAGAAGAAGATCGCGCTGTCCATCCGCGTGAAGCCCCTCTGCGTCGACGGCGTGGGTGCGTCCGCCCTCCGCCAGAAGGCCGAGGAGATGTGGAACCTCATCATCAAGCTGGAGACGGAGAAGTACGacatggaggagaggatgaagcgACAGGACTACGAT CTGAAGGAGCTTAGGGAACGTCAGAAGCAACAGCTCAGGCAAAAGGCCTTGAAGAAGGGTCTTGATCCCGA GGCTCTCACCGGAAAACACCCG CCAAAGATCCAGACCGCCTCCAAGTTCGAGCGACGCACAGACAGGAGGACTTATGACGACAAGAAGAAACTTTTCGAAGGT GGCTGGGAAGTTGTACACAACGAGGAGCTGGAAAGGTACTGGAAGGACAAATACGAAGAGTTTGTCAACAGGACGAAGT CCAAGCTTCCCAAGTGGTTCGGCGAGCGACCAGGCAAGAAGGCCGGTGACCCCGAATCCcccgaagaggaagaaggcggtGAGGAAGACGAGATGCCACCTGAGCCTGtgtacgaggaggaagaagaggaagaagaagaggaagaggaagaggaagaggaggaggaggaggaagaagaagaggaagaggaggaggaggaagaggaagaggagtga